One region of Ornithinibacter aureus genomic DNA includes:
- a CDS encoding TnsA-like heteromeric transposase endonuclease subunit, translating into MVLTDDPVDWWFDVGEGTQAWNGEHPPDPHSLVRVRAPKSTAKSRHVPVYAYSTTTGGHIRLESGLEHDLLRELDRRPDVTWLVSQPMRLRLPAKRARRRLEHTPDLLSVDSHGIVTIWDVRAIRRQDDDFKIKADLTGRACHDLGWRYEVFAGLTRVRKGNLMWLHGFRREPAAYATRLATIVGDTRLTSIGGVLATDDEGGHLTASMWHAIWRGDLLCDLDKHLSRQTPLSIPPTAASA; encoded by the coding sequence GTGGTGCTGACCGACGATCCCGTCGACTGGTGGTTCGACGTCGGCGAAGGCACTCAAGCCTGGAACGGTGAGCATCCTCCAGACCCGCACTCGCTCGTGCGCGTCAGAGCGCCGAAATCGACGGCCAAGTCGCGACACGTTCCGGTGTACGCCTACTCGACTACCACTGGTGGCCACATCAGGCTCGAATCGGGACTGGAGCATGACCTCCTTCGCGAACTTGACCGGCGCCCAGACGTCACGTGGCTGGTATCGCAGCCGATGCGTCTGCGGCTCCCGGCAAAGCGGGCACGTCGCCGGCTCGAGCACACTCCAGACCTGCTGAGCGTGGATAGCCACGGGATCGTCACGATCTGGGACGTTCGGGCCATACGCCGCCAAGACGACGACTTCAAGATCAAAGCCGACCTGACCGGTCGAGCTTGTCACGACCTGGGCTGGCGATACGAGGTCTTTGCCGGGCTGACCCGTGTGCGAAAAGGCAATCTCATGTGGCTGCACGGTTTCCGGCGCGAGCCCGCCGCCTACGCCACACGCTTGGCGACGATCGTTGGTGACACCCGGCTCACGTCGATCGGCGGAGTCCTCGCCACTGATGACGAGGGCGGGCACCTCACGGCGTCCATGTGGCATGCCATCTGGCGGGGCGACCTCCTCTGCGACCTCGACAAGCACCTGAGTCGGCAAACGCCGCTATCAATACCCCCAACGGCGGCTTCGGCGTGA